One Acutalibacter muris DNA window includes the following coding sequences:
- a CDS encoding sensor histidine kinase has protein sequence MTKRIFHSILAVSAAVLLANIIIVMGCLYQYYRDIEESQLADELYLAAQGVEKGGRDYLEGIDSKSYRLTWVSPDGTVLFDTAEDYRKLGNHGNREEIQEALLGGEGESSRFSGTMTEETFYRARKLSDGTVLRISVSRATMFTLVMAMLQPMTIVGILAVVFSALLAHRLAKRIVRPLNRLDLDRPLENETYEELAPLLKKIHRQRLQISEQMQSLKKRADEFVQITSHMNEGLVLLDRDGKIVSMNPAAKTIFHTDSSCLGQDFLLVDHSHAISAALEEAAGQGHSELRMERDGREYQLDLSRIQTDGAPAGTVLLAFDVTEQAEAERMRREFAANVSHELKTPLQVITGSAEMLEDGTVKPQDAPEFIHLIRTESARMMSLVEDIIHLSRLDEGAPAGMEPVDLYETARAAVAALEGRAKEKNVALSVSGEPAIVMGVPGYLYEMVYNLCDNAIKYNVDGGSVEMSVTKNGDSTVLTVKDTGIGIPKEYQARVFERFFRVDKSRSKASGGTGLGLSIVKHIAGIHGAAVRLSSGVGEGTLVSIVF, from the coding sequence ATGACTAAGCGGATTTTTCACTCCATTTTGGCGGTGTCGGCGGCGGTGCTGCTGGCAAACATCATCATTGTGATGGGTTGCCTATACCAGTACTACCGGGACATTGAGGAAAGCCAGCTGGCGGACGAGCTGTACCTTGCGGCCCAGGGGGTTGAGAAAGGCGGAAGGGACTATCTTGAGGGCATAGACAGCAAAAGCTACCGCCTGACATGGGTCTCCCCGGATGGGACGGTGCTCTTCGACACGGCTGAGGACTATAGAAAGCTGGGCAATCACGGAAACCGGGAGGAAATACAGGAGGCGCTTCTGGGCGGCGAGGGCGAGAGCTCCCGCTTTTCCGGCACCATGACCGAGGAGACCTTCTACCGGGCCCGCAAGCTGAGCGACGGCACGGTGCTGAGGATTTCCGTCAGCCGGGCTACCATGTTCACCCTGGTGATGGCCATGCTCCAACCCATGACGATTGTGGGCATACTGGCTGTGGTGTTTTCGGCCCTGCTGGCCCATAGGCTTGCAAAGCGCATTGTCCGGCCGCTGAACCGGCTGGACCTGGACAGGCCACTTGAGAACGAGACCTATGAGGAGCTGGCCCCGCTGCTCAAAAAGATACACCGCCAGCGGCTGCAGATATCGGAGCAAATGCAGAGCCTGAAAAAGCGGGCCGATGAGTTCGTGCAGATAACCTCCCACATGAACGAGGGGCTGGTCCTGCTGGACAGGGACGGCAAAATCGTCAGCATGAACCCGGCGGCAAAGACTATTTTCCATACGGACAGCTCCTGCCTGGGGCAGGATTTCCTGCTTGTTGACCACAGCCATGCCATCAGCGCGGCGCTGGAAGAGGCTGCCGGGCAGGGGCACAGCGAGCTCAGAATGGAGCGGGACGGCAGGGAGTACCAGCTTGACCTGAGCCGCATACAAACTGACGGAGCGCCTGCCGGAACGGTCCTGCTGGCTTTCGATGTGACCGAGCAGGCGGAGGCTGAGCGGATGCGCCGGGAGTTCGCCGCAAATGTGTCCCACGAGCTGAAAACGCCCCTGCAGGTCATCACCGGCAGCGCGGAGATGCTGGAGGACGGCACGGTAAAGCCCCAGGACGCGCCGGAGTTTATCCATCTCATCCGCACCGAGTCGGCCCGAATGATGTCCCTGGTGGAGGATATCATCCACCTGTCCCGGCTGGACGAGGGAGCCCCCGCCGGTATGGAGCCGGTCGACCTGTACGAGACTGCCCGGGCGGCGGTCGCGGCGTTAGAGGGCAGGGCAAAGGAGAAGAATGTTGCTCTGTCTGTCAGCGGGGAGCCGGCCATCGTTATGGGGGTGCCGGGGTATCTCTATGAGATGGTCTATAATCTATGCGACAACGCTATCAAGTACAATGTGGACGGTGGCAGTGTGGAGATGAGCGTCACAAAAAATGGAGACAGCACAGTGCTGACCGTGAAGGATACAGGCATCGGCATACCGAAAGAGTATCAGGCGCGGGTGTTCGAGCGGTTCTTCCGGGTAGATAAGAGCCGGTCAAAGGCCTCGGGCGGCACAGGGCTGGGGCTGTCTATTGTGAAGCATATAGCGGGGATCCATGGGGCGGCGGTCAGGCTGTCCAGCGGGGTCGGGGAGGGGACTCTGGTTTCGATTGTGTTTTGA
- a CDS encoding response regulator transcription factor, translating to MIYCVEDDDGIRGLMSYALTAAGFEVRGFPDSGGLFEAIRSEPPQLILLDIMLPGEDGLSILKRLRAHTATAGIPVIMATAKGTEYDKVTGLDMGADDYIAKPFGMTEMVSRVKAVLRRCAPKEENIVEAGGLRMNTGERTVTADGGRVDLTYKEFELLRLFLSRPGMVFTREQLLAEVWDVEYAGETRTVDMHIKTLRQKLGKSGSMIKTVRSVGYRLEASE from the coding sequence ATGATATACTGTGTGGAAGACGACGACGGCATAAGGGGGCTGATGAGCTATGCCCTTACAGCCGCCGGGTTTGAGGTCAGGGGCTTTCCCGACAGCGGCGGCCTGTTTGAGGCCATTCGGAGCGAGCCGCCCCAGCTGATCCTCCTGGACATCATGCTGCCCGGGGAGGACGGGCTGTCCATCCTGAAAAGGCTCCGCGCCCATACCGCCACCGCCGGGATTCCGGTTATCATGGCCACGGCAAAGGGTACGGAATACGACAAGGTCACGGGCCTTGATATGGGCGCGGACGACTATATTGCAAAGCCTTTCGGCATGACGGAGATGGTGTCGAGAGTGAAGGCCGTACTCCGGCGCTGCGCCCCCAAAGAGGAGAACATCGTCGAGGCGGGCGGCCTTCGGATGAATACCGGGGAGCGCACCGTAACGGCGGACGGCGGGCGGGTGGACCTGACCTATAAGGAGTTCGAGCTGCTGAGGCTGTTCCTGTCCCGACCCGGGATGGTGTTCACCCGGGAGCAGCTCCTTGCTGAGGTCTGGGATGTGGAGTACGCCGGGGAGACCCGGACGGTTGACATGCACATCAAGACCCTGCGGCAGAAGCTGGGAAAGTCCGGCTCCATGATAAAGACCGTGCGAAGCGTCGGCTACCGTCTGGAGGCGTCAGAATGA
- the phoU gene encoding phosphate signaling complex protein PhoU — MMRNRFDEQLARMNRELIQMGALCEEAISLASRALDEGSREHAEKVAAIAAETDQMERDIESLCLKLLLQQQPVARDLRQISAALKIITDMERIGDQAEDIAEIVLILIDEGHAPERMEHIHEMTRSAVKMVTGSVDAYVSRDTALAASVIAGDDLLDDYFKRVRRSLIKRIAREPSEGEYALDLMMIDKYLERIGDHAVNIAQWVIFSVTGEKDLAPACEEKRDVVQ, encoded by the coding sequence ATGATGAGGAACCGGTTCGATGAACAGCTTGCCCGGATGAACAGGGAGCTGATACAGATGGGCGCGCTGTGTGAGGAGGCCATCTCCCTGGCTTCCAGGGCCTTGGACGAGGGAAGCCGGGAGCACGCGGAAAAGGTGGCCGCCATCGCCGCCGAGACGGACCAGATGGAGCGGGACATCGAGAGCCTGTGCTTAAAGCTCCTCTTACAACAGCAGCCGGTGGCGAGAGATTTGAGGCAGATATCCGCCGCGCTGAAGATTATCACGGATATGGAGCGCATCGGCGACCAAGCCGAGGACATTGCCGAGATCGTCCTCATCCTGATAGACGAGGGCCACGCCCCGGAGCGCATGGAGCATATCCACGAGATGACCCGCTCGGCGGTGAAAATGGTGACCGGCAGCGTAGACGCCTATGTGTCAAGGGACACGGCCCTTGCGGCGTCTGTCATTGCCGGCGACGACCTGCTGGACGATTACTTCAAACGGGTCAGGCGCTCGCTGATCAAGCGGATAGCCCGGGAGCCCTCGGAGGGGGAATACGCCCTGGACCTGATGATGATAGACAAGTACCTGGAGCGCATCGGCGACCATGCAGTGAACATTGCCCAGTGGGTGATATTCTCCGTGACAGGGGAGAAAGACCTGGCCCCGGCTTGCGAAGAGAAAAGGGATGTGGTACAATAG
- the pstB gene encoding phosphate ABC transporter ATP-binding protein PstB codes for MEEIITAKDLCLWYSSTQALKNVSIPIYENSITAFIGPSGCGKSTFLKTLNRMNDLVPGVKITGELRYGGKNIYGPDVDVNGLRREIGMVFQKPNPFPMSIYDNIAYGPRTHGVKSRAKLDDIVERSLRGAAIWDEVKDRLKKNALGLSGGQQQRLCIARALAVEPKVLLMDEPTSALDPISTGKIEELTMQLREKYTIVMVTHNMQQAVRVSDYTAFFLLGELVEFGGTEKLFSRPEQKKTEEYITGRFG; via the coding sequence ATGGAAGAAATTATCACCGCAAAAGACCTCTGTTTATGGTATAGCAGCACCCAGGCGCTGAAAAATGTGAGCATTCCCATCTATGAGAACAGCATCACCGCCTTTATCGGCCCGTCCGGCTGTGGAAAGTCCACATTTCTCAAGACCTTGAACCGCATGAACGACCTGGTCCCCGGGGTGAAGATAACCGGCGAGCTGAGGTATGGGGGTAAAAATATCTATGGGCCCGACGTGGACGTAAACGGGCTCCGCCGGGAGATAGGCATGGTGTTCCAGAAACCGAACCCCTTCCCTATGAGCATTTACGACAACATCGCCTACGGCCCCCGCACCCACGGGGTCAAAAGCCGGGCCAAGCTGGACGATATCGTGGAGCGTTCCCTCCGGGGCGCGGCCATCTGGGACGAAGTGAAGGATAGGCTGAAAAAGAACGCCCTGGGCCTCTCCGGGGGCCAGCAGCAGAGGCTGTGCATCGCCCGGGCCCTGGCCGTGGAGCCAAAGGTGCTGCTCATGGACGAGCCCACCAGTGCCCTGGATCCCATCTCCACCGGGAAGATAGAGGAGCTTACAATGCAGCTCAGGGAGAAGTACACAATCGTCATGGTGACCCACAATATGCAGCAGGCGGTGCGGGTCTCAGACTACACGGCGTTCTTCCTGCTGGGGGAGCTGGTGGAGTTCGGCGGCACGGAGAAGCTTTTCTCCCGGCCGGAGCAGAAAAAGACGGAAGAATACATTACGGGGAGGTTTGGATGA
- the pstA gene encoding phosphate ABC transporter permease PstA, translating to MRRKAYSFAMRGLMALSVAITCGFALFIILYVLCKGLPNITWQLLSTSPSILNDRIGILPDILNTLYLILAALAVVLPLGVGAAVYLTEYASSKRLVSVIEYAAETLSGIPSIIYGFVGMMLFAGTFGTSLLAGALTLVIMNLPTVMRTAQESLKTVPQSYREGAFGLGAGKWRVVRTVVLPGCVDGVITGCILSVGRILGESAALLFTAGFAHVLNGFFTGLGSSGASLTVAMYVYAKDRGEFEAAFAIAAILLVLTLLVNLCAALAGWYFKKRRA from the coding sequence ATGAGACGAAAAGCATACTCCTTCGCCATGCGCGGCCTTATGGCCCTCTCCGTTGCCATAACTTGCGGCTTCGCACTGTTCATCATCCTCTATGTACTCTGCAAGGGCCTGCCCAACATCACCTGGCAGCTGCTCTCCACCAGCCCCAGCATACTGAACGACCGTATCGGTATCCTGCCGGACATCCTCAATACCCTCTACCTTATCTTAGCAGCCCTCGCCGTTGTGCTGCCCCTGGGGGTGGGAGCGGCTGTGTACCTGACCGAATACGCGTCCAGCAAAAGGCTGGTGTCCGTCATCGAGTACGCCGCCGAGACCCTCTCGGGCATACCTTCCATCATCTACGGCTTCGTGGGCATGATGCTTTTTGCCGGGACCTTCGGCACCTCCCTGCTGGCAGGGGCGCTGACTTTGGTCATCATGAACCTGCCCACTGTCATGCGCACGGCCCAGGAGAGCCTGAAGACCGTCCCACAAAGCTACCGCGAGGGGGCGTTCGGCCTGGGCGCGGGCAAGTGGCGGGTGGTGCGCACGGTGGTGCTGCCCGGGTGCGTGGACGGCGTGATTACCGGCTGCATACTGTCCGTGGGGCGTATTCTGGGCGAGTCGGCGGCGCTGCTCTTCACTGCCGGGTTTGCCCATGTACTCAACGGCTTCTTCACCGGGCTGGGCAGCTCCGGGGCCTCCCTGACGGTTGCCATGTACGTCTACGCCAAAGACCGGGGCGAGTTTGAAGCGGCCTTTGCCATCGCGGCAATTCTGCTGGTGCTGACCCTGCTGGTCAACCTCTGTGCCGCTCTGGCAGGCTGGTATTTCAAGAAAAGGAGGGCATGA
- the pstC gene encoding phosphate ABC transporter permease subunit PstC, translated as MLGLVTVGCVLLITIFLVLSGIPAIRDIGLFDFLLGDTWESTAQDPKFGILPFILTSVYGTAGATLFGVPVGFFTAVYLAKLAPLRVKSVVGSAVSLLAGIPSVVYGLVGMLILVPGIRTLFHVPDGASLLAAIIVLAVMILPSIIKVSVTALEAVPHEYEEASLALGATPVETYFKVTAPAAKSGIAAAVVLGVGRAIGEAMAVMMVSGNVPNMPSIFGSVRFLTTAVASEMSYSSPGSLQREALFSIALVLYLFILLINAALNFFLKRSKEG; from the coding sequence ATGCTTGGCCTTGTCACAGTAGGCTGTGTGCTACTCATCACCATCTTTCTGGTACTGTCCGGCATACCGGCCATCCGAGATATCGGCCTGTTCGACTTCCTGCTGGGAGACACCTGGGAGTCCACCGCCCAGGACCCTAAGTTCGGCATTTTACCCTTCATCCTCACCAGCGTATACGGCACGGCGGGGGCCACCCTGTTCGGGGTGCCGGTGGGATTCTTCACGGCGGTGTACCTTGCGAAGCTGGCCCCGCTCAGAGTGAAGTCCGTAGTAGGGAGCGCGGTCAGCCTGCTGGCGGGCATCCCCTCGGTGGTGTACGGCCTGGTGGGTATGCTGATTCTGGTGCCGGGAATCCGCACACTGTTCCATGTCCCGGACGGGGCAAGTCTGCTGGCGGCGATTATCGTGCTGGCGGTCATGATACTGCCTTCTATTATAAAGGTATCAGTGACAGCGCTTGAGGCTGTTCCCCACGAATATGAGGAGGCCTCCCTGGCCCTGGGTGCCACTCCTGTAGAAACATACTTTAAGGTAACGGCTCCCGCCGCCAAAAGCGGCATCGCGGCGGCGGTAGTGCTGGGGGTTGGCCGGGCCATCGGCGAGGCTATGGCCGTGATGATGGTCTCCGGCAACGTGCCCAATATGCCCTCCATCTTCGGGAGCGTGCGCTTTCTCACCACTGCAGTTGCCAGCGAGATGTCCTACTCCAGCCCAGGGAGCCTGCAAAGAGAGGCGCTGTTCTCCATCGCCCTGGTGCTGTACCTGTTCATCCTGCTGATAAACGCCGCGCTGAACTTTTTCCTCAAGCGGAGCAAGGAGGGCTGA
- a CDS encoding phosphate ABC transporter substrate-binding protein, whose protein sequence is MKKITTLALAALTAATILTGCTQKTAGTVSTDGSTSMEKVIGALGESFQEQNESAAFTYNPTGSGSGIQAVMEGRCDIGLSSRELKEEEASQGLTATVLAYDGIAVIVNPENPVADLDTETIAKLYTGEIENWKDAGGNDAPVVLIGREAGSGTRDGFESITGTEEKCQYRQELTSTGDVITAVAQNPDAIGYASLASVKDSVRAITVNGVAPTEDTVKDGSYVIQRPFILVTKTGEDLSETAQAFFDFATSADAAPLISGAGAVPAN, encoded by the coding sequence ATGAAGAAAATCACCACACTTGCACTGGCGGCCCTGACCGCCGCCACCATTCTCACCGGCTGCACCCAGAAAACCGCCGGTACTGTCTCCACAGACGGCTCCACCTCCATGGAGAAGGTCATCGGCGCGCTGGGAGAATCCTTCCAGGAGCAGAATGAAAGCGCCGCCTTCACCTACAACCCCACCGGCTCCGGCTCGGGCATCCAGGCCGTTATGGAGGGGCGTTGTGACATCGGCCTTTCCAGCCGGGAGCTGAAGGAGGAGGAAGCCTCCCAGGGCCTGACCGCCACGGTGCTGGCCTATGACGGTATTGCCGTTATCGTCAACCCGGAGAATCCTGTGGCAGACCTGGACACGGAGACTATTGCTAAGCTCTACACCGGGGAGATCGAGAACTGGAAGGACGCGGGCGGCAATGACGCGCCCGTGGTGCTCATCGGCCGTGAGGCGGGCAGCGGCACCCGGGACGGCTTTGAATCCATCACCGGCACCGAGGAGAAATGCCAGTACCGCCAGGAACTGACCTCTACCGGCGACGTGATCACCGCCGTGGCTCAGAACCCGGACGCCATCGGATACGCTTCCCTGGCCTCGGTGAAGGACAGCGTCCGGGCCATTACGGTAAACGGCGTGGCTCCCACAGAAGATACCGTGAAGGACGGCAGCTACGTTATCCAGCGCCCCTTTATTTTGGTGACGAAAACCGGGGAAGATCTTTCCGAAACGGCCCAGGCCTTCTTCGACTTCGCCACCTCCGCCGACGCGGCCCCGCTGATTTCCGGCGCGGGCGCGGTCCCGGCCAACTGA
- a CDS encoding DUF6076 domain-containing protein: MADYLFYTYFEEGREYFVYKDLTFERSHKKEKDFPFLESLLRFTYLDIWPMENLFKKMDKALLNFYRERDADSRGIVMSTLEELAKKHIYFEFLRFDWQARFRNAEQHPDDVQEILPHKQLRHIPSDLDTLQKQIMRLFQDVLDIDDGKKRPVHEKLQAYLDKEKREPLYAYQFRPISTIYERTGNGTFAEVLHPTSISDLVEFSLRECVKREQRMRICSYCGKYFAIPRRNTAEFCNLTVDENGHTCREVGAVKRWAEKKNSDELFKEYRREYKKRFNWIKAGKISPGAFYAWSAAAKGKRDECAAGKMSFDEFKEWLSEF, encoded by the coding sequence ATGGCTGACTATCTGTTCTACACCTACTTTGAAGAGGGCCGCGAGTATTTTGTCTACAAAGATTTGACGTTCGAACGCTCACACAAAAAAGAAAAAGACTTCCCATTTCTGGAAAGCCTCTTGCGATTCACCTATTTGGACATCTGGCCGATGGAGAACCTGTTTAAGAAAATGGACAAGGCCCTGCTGAATTTTTACCGGGAACGGGATGCAGACTCAAGGGGAATAGTGATGAGCACTCTGGAGGAACTTGCTAAGAAACACATCTATTTCGAGTTTCTACGTTTTGACTGGCAGGCGCGGTTCCGCAATGCAGAGCAACATCCTGATGATGTTCAAGAGATTCTCCCCCACAAGCAGCTGCGGCACATCCCCAGCGACCTCGATACGCTCCAAAAACAAATCATGCGCCTGTTCCAAGATGTACTTGACATCGATGACGGCAAGAAGAGACCTGTTCATGAAAAGTTGCAAGCGTATCTGGACAAAGAGAAAAGAGAACCGCTCTATGCCTATCAGTTTAGGCCAATCTCTACCATCTATGAGCGAACCGGCAACGGTACTTTTGCCGAAGTGTTACACCCAACTTCTATCTCCGACCTGGTAGAGTTCTCCCTCCGGGAGTGTGTCAAGCGAGAACAGCGTATGCGTATCTGCTCGTACTGTGGCAAATATTTTGCCATCCCCCGGCGCAATACGGCAGAGTTCTGCAATTTGACCGTTGACGAGAACGGGCACACTTGCAGAGAGGTTGGCGCGGTAAAGCGCTGGGCGGAGAAGAAAAACTCGGACGAACTATTCAAGGAGTACCGCCGGGAGTATAAAAAGCGATTCAACTGGATTAAGGCGGGGAAGATCAGCCCCGGTGCGTTCTATGCTTGGAGCGCTGCGGCAAAGGGTAAGCGTGACGAATGCGCTGCCGGTAAAATGTCTTTTGATGAGTTTAAAGAGTGGCTGAGTGAATTCTAA
- a CDS encoding helix-turn-helix domain-containing protein → MVQSKFKSYDELPLFLNAKTVAEVLGISVAGAYELLHQEDFPVLRIGSRLVVPKEKFLSWVESQTGCNEI, encoded by the coding sequence GTGGTTCAATCAAAGTTCAAAAGTTATGACGAACTGCCACTGTTTCTCAATGCGAAAACAGTGGCAGAAGTCTTGGGAATTTCAGTTGCAGGGGCCTATGAGTTGCTGCATCAGGAGGACTTTCCTGTGCTGAGAATCGGTTCGCGCCTGGTGGTTCCCAAGGAGAAATTTCTCTCGTGGGTCGAGAGTCAGACAGGATGTAATGAGATATGA
- a CDS encoding helix-turn-helix domain-containing protein: MSNFLRASCSGAKNFFPLPNAIFSLGLSAGELAVYAYLMYCEDRKSHQCWPSYKTIGKAVGMSENTVRKYVRELEYKTLILTEPTKYESENGQVRNGNLIFTILPIQGAVKYHNECQTSR, encoded by the coding sequence ATGAGTAATTTCTTGAGAGCATCATGCAGCGGAGCAAAGAATTTCTTTCCTCTGCCAAACGCAATTTTCAGTTTAGGTTTGTCGGCTGGCGAGCTGGCTGTCTACGCTTATCTCATGTATTGCGAGGACAGGAAGTCGCACCAGTGCTGGCCAAGCTACAAAACTATTGGCAAGGCGGTGGGCATGAGCGAGAACACGGTGCGGAAATATGTGCGGGAGTTGGAGTACAAAACGCTTATCCTGACGGAGCCGACAAAGTATGAATCTGAGAATGGGCAGGTTCGCAACGGCAATTTGATTTTTACGATTCTCCCCATCCAGGGAGCAGTCAAGTACCACAACGAGTGCCAGACATCAAGGTAG
- a CDS encoding ParA family protein: MSKVIAICNQKGGVGKTVTTVNLGVGLARKGKRVLLVDVDAQGSLTASLGYQHPDQLDETLATVLGKVIGDKPLASGEGILHQKEGLDLLPANIDLAAMEVTLVNIMSRETILQEYLNTVRDQYDVILLDCCPSLGMLTINALSAADEVLIPMQAHYLSLKGMEQLMRAIGRVKRQINPTLTISGILITMADMRTTYSQEIVELLRGTYGDQLRIFDTIIPRSIRAAETSAEGKSIFVHDPSGKVSAAYEALTLEVAS, translated from the coding sequence ATGAGTAAAGTAATCGCAATCTGCAATCAAAAAGGCGGAGTTGGTAAGACTGTCACCACTGTAAACTTAGGCGTGGGCCTAGCCCGCAAGGGTAAACGCGTCCTACTGGTGGACGTGGACGCACAGGGCTCCCTTACCGCCAGCCTGGGCTATCAGCACCCGGACCAGCTAGACGAAACCCTTGCCACCGTGCTGGGCAAAGTTATTGGGGACAAGCCACTGGCCTCCGGAGAGGGAATCCTCCACCAGAAAGAAGGGTTAGACCTGCTCCCCGCCAACATCGACCTAGCCGCTATGGAGGTCACGCTGGTAAACATCATGAGCCGGGAAACGATACTCCAAGAGTATCTAAACACCGTCCGCGACCAATACGACGTGATTCTCCTGGACTGCTGCCCCTCCTTGGGTATGCTCACCATCAATGCCTTGTCTGCGGCAGATGAAGTCCTAATACCTATGCAGGCCCACTATCTATCTCTGAAAGGCATGGAACAGCTCATGAGGGCCATCGGCAGAGTGAAGCGGCAGATCAACCCCACTCTCACAATCAGCGGCATTTTAATCACCATGGCAGACATGCGGACAACCTATTCGCAGGAAATCGTGGAACTGCTGCGGGGTACATACGGCGACCAGCTAAGAATCTTCGACACCATTATTCCCCGCTCCATCCGCGCGGCTGAAACAAGCGCCGAGGGCAAAAGCATTTTTGTGCATGACCCCTCCGGCAAGGTGTCAGCGGCATATGAGGCCCTGACCTTAGAGGTCGCGTCATGA
- a CDS encoding ParB N-terminal domain-containing protein, whose product MKISEIKINPGRRDTQQRNVEELARSIAAVGLMNPITVTQDNTLIAGLHRLEAVKLLGWTEIECVVSEADGLQAELAEIDENFVRAGLSHRELGDLLLRRKELYEAIHPETRQGQRNGQTAKNENFSLLETKSFSQDTADKLGVSKRTVEQLVQTARDLTPEAKKTIRDAGDKITKGAALKISRLPPDQQEEAAAVLTIAPPTPKRQGMMDSESALSEFKTLCARYVSGIESLHHRAEIFAGMTISQFDELGDSAYSVTTAIKGFFEKVHEIRHEMEKEHEN is encoded by the coding sequence ATGAAAATCAGCGAAATCAAAATCAATCCTGGGCGGCGCGACACCCAGCAGAGGAATGTGGAGGAACTGGCCCGGAGCATCGCCGCCGTGGGCCTGATGAACCCGATCACCGTCACCCAGGACAACACGCTTATCGCTGGCCTGCATCGCCTGGAGGCGGTGAAGCTGCTGGGCTGGACGGAGATCGAGTGCGTTGTCAGTGAGGCGGACGGCCTGCAAGCGGAGTTGGCCGAGATTGACGAGAACTTTGTCCGGGCTGGCCTGTCCCACCGTGAGCTGGGCGATCTGCTTCTGCGCCGAAAAGAACTCTATGAGGCCATCCACCCGGAGACACGCCAGGGCCAGCGCAACGGGCAGACAGCTAAAAACGAAAATTTTTCGCTTTTAGAAACGAAGTCATTTTCTCAGGACACCGCCGACAAGCTGGGTGTCAGTAAACGTACCGTTGAGCAGCTTGTCCAGACCGCCCGCGACTTGACCCCGGAGGCCAAGAAAACCATCCGGGATGCTGGCGATAAGATCACCAAGGGGGCCGCGCTGAAAATTTCCAGACTGCCCCCTGACCAGCAGGAGGAAGCCGCTGCCGTTTTGACCATAGCGCCGCCTACACCGAAGCGGCAGGGGATGATGGACAGTGAATCGGCGTTGAGCGAGTTTAAGACCCTCTGTGCCCGCTATGTTTCCGGCATTGAATCCCTCCACCATCGGGCGGAAATTTTCGCCGGAATGACAATTTCCCAATTTGATGAGCTTGGAGACAGTGCATATTCGGTCACGACCGCAATCAAAGGATTTTTCGAGAAAGTGCATGAAATCCGACACGAAATGGAGAAGGAACATGAAAACTGA
- a CDS encoding DeoR family transcriptional regulator — MDMNPWERRQKILEVLCLRRHDTHRNLAHEFNVSTGTIRRDIVVLTCSYPVETVKGHHGGVRVAEWLHLDRRSLNSAEVSFLRRLGESLDGPDLEMLNRIIAIFSH; from the coding sequence ATGGATATGAACCCGTGGGAGCGCCGCCAAAAGATTTTGGAGGTCTTATGCCTCCGGCGACATGATACTCACAGAAATCTGGCACATGAGTTTAACGTCAGCACCGGGACAATTCGCCGGGACATTGTGGTACTGACCTGCTCCTATCCGGTCGAAACCGTCAAAGGCCACCATGGCGGCGTCAGAGTTGCCGAATGGCTCCACCTTGACCGCCGTTCTCTGAACTCTGCGGAGGTCAGTTTTCTCCGCAGGCTGGGGGAATCCTTGGACGGCCCCGACCTGGAAATGCTCAACCGGATTATCGCTATCTTTTCACATTGA
- a CDS encoding CHAP domain-containing protein, producing MRALSSFSNLLSAAIWRLMFPFAGCQSQGVPWFQSHGQWGARGYENLAPGDAIFFDWDLDGSADHVDLVIGTDGSRVYTVEGNSGDACKIRSYGGRWTLPTAPD from the coding sequence ATGCGAGCCTTGAGTTCCTTCAGCAATTTGTTATCTGCGGCAATTTGGCGATTGATGTTCCCTTTTGCAGGTTGTCAGTCCCAGGGCGTTCCCTGGTTCCAGTCTCACGGGCAATGGGGCGCACGGGGCTATGAAAACCTTGCACCTGGCGACGCTATTTTCTTCGATTGGGACCTGGATGGCAGCGCCGACCATGTGGACCTTGTCATTGGCACGGACGGCAGTCGGGTCTACACCGTGGAAGGCAACAGCGGCGATGCCTGCAAAATCAGAAGCTATGGCGGGCGCTGGACGCTGCCTACCGCGCCGGATTAA
- a CDS encoding helix-turn-helix domain-containing protein — translation MKVSYKKLWVMLSEREISKATLRKQAGLSSATFTKLRKNQEVTLAVMLKIADVLNCNARDMMGFIKDEDISPDASSLDTNN, via the coding sequence ATGAAAGTTAGTTACAAGAAGCTTTGGGTTATGCTGTCCGAACGAGAAATTAGCAAAGCAACATTAAGAAAACAGGCTGGATTATCTTCAGCAACCTTCACCAAGCTCCGTAAAAACCAGGAAGTAACATTAGCCGTTATGCTTAAAATTGCAGATGTTTTGAACTGCAATGCTAGAGACATGATGGGCTTTATCAAGGACGAGGATATATCTCCAGATGCTTCTTCTCTTGACACAAATAATTAA